Proteins encoded in a region of the Ziziphus jujuba cultivar Dongzao chromosome 3, ASM3175591v1 genome:
- the LOC107422645 gene encoding MDIS1-interacting receptor like kinase 2-like, whose protein sequence is MAVLGNNKGLCGNNTGLKPCPTNRRKGSNATLVLIILYIVCLIISLLIIVGIIFIYRMREAAVDEPTAAPIETYFATWNYEGENVHEEILKATQKFDSKYCIGVGGYGCVYKAQLPTGEVVAIKKFHKNDGILDGEEAFTTEINGSLADNLRDEVKALELGWRKRVNIVKGLANATCYMHYECCPAIIHRDILSKNVLLDDECEAHISDFGSATTLDPDSSN, encoded by the exons ATGGCAGTATTGGGAAACAATAAAGGTTTGTGTGGCAATAATACTGGTCTTAAACCTTGCCCAACAAACAGAAGAAAAGGTAGCAATGCAACTTTAGTATTGATCATCCTCTATATTGTATGCCTTATAATTTCATTGCTTATCATTGTTGGCATAATTTTCATCTACCGAATGAGAGAGGCTGCCGTGGATGAGCCAACAGCAGCACCTATTGAAACTTACTTTGCGACATGGAACTATGAGGGGGAAAATGTACATGAAGAAATACTTAAAGCCACACAGAAGTTTGACTCCAAATATTGCATTGGAGTTGGGGGATATGGGTGTGTCTACAAGGCACAATTACCGACAGGTGAAGTTGTTGCTATAAAGAAATTCCACAAAAACGATGGAATATTGGACGGTGAAGAAGCTTTTACAACTGAGATCAAT GGAAGCTTAGCAGACAACTTGAGAGATGAAGTTAAAGCATTGGAGTTGGGATGGAGAAAGCGAGTGAACATTGTGAAAGGTTTGGCAAATGCCACATGCTATATGCACTATGAATGTTGTCCTGCTATAATTCACAGAGACATATTGAGTAAGAATGTTCTGTTGGATGACGAATGTGAAGCTCACATTTCTGACTTTGGTTCTGCTACAACTTTAGATCCAGACTCATCAAATTAG
- the LOC125423223 gene encoding MDIS1-interacting receptor like kinase 2-like has translation MLRSLMVFRASNNSLSGSIHASTGNLSILTILDLGRKKISGSIPEEVGHILSLNKLHFYGNHLTGSIPASIGNIKALKELDLFNNQLSGLVPTTIGNLTNLNVLDVTVNQLSGPIPPGIGKLRFLTWLSFFNNSMNGSIPLEMDNLTNLEYYQLQVNSFTGYLPDNVCLGGKLLEFYADDNNFIGPVPKTLRNCTSLIIIHLEANQLTGNISEIFGTCPNLYYMDLSRNKFFGELSERWGKCSNLSLLNISKNDISGRLSPELGKATDLRILDLSFNHLAGKIPKELGQ, from the coding sequence ATGTTGAGGTCTCTTATGGTGTTCAGAGCTTCTAACAATAGTCTTTCAGGTTCAATCCATGCATCCACTGGAAACCTAAGCATCTTAACCATTCTAGACCTTGGTCGGAAAAAAATTTCTGGATCAATACCGGAAGAAGTTGGACATATTTTATCATTGAATAAATTACACTTCTATGGGAACCATCTCACCGGCTCAATTCCTGCCTCCATTGGGAACATTAAAGCCTTAAAGGAGTTGGACCTTTTTAACAACCAGCTTTCTGGACTTGTTCCCACCACGATTGGAAACTTGACTAATCTCAATGTCTTGGACGTAACAGTTAATCAACTATCTGGCCCTATACCTCCAGGAATTGGAAAACTCAGATTCCTCACATGGTTGAGCTTTTTCAATAACAGCATGAATGGATCCATTCCATTGGAAATGGACAATCTTACAAACTTGGAGTATTACCAACTGCAAGTCAATTCATTCACTGGATATCTACCAGATAATGTTTGTCTTGGTGGGAAACTTTTAGAGTTTTATGCAGATGATAATAACTTCATAGGTCCAGTTCCAAAAACCTTGAGAAATTGCACTAGCTTGATCATAATTCATCTTGAAGCAAATCAGCTTACAGGAAATATATCAGAAATTTTTGGAACATGCCCAAATTTGTATTATATGGATTTGAGTAGAAATAAGTTTTTTGGTGAGCTTTCTGAAAGGTGGGGAAAATGCAGTAATCTTTCTTTGTTGAATATCTCTAAAAATGACATTTCAGGTAGGCTATCTCCTGAACTCGGGAAAGCTACTGATTTGCGTATACTTGACCTATCCTTCAATCATCTTGCAGGGAAGATTCCAAAAGAACTTGGCCAATAG
- the LOC107422644 gene encoding MDIS1-interacting receptor like kinase 2-like encodes MLSTGQAFAVKKLHENEGVVSEEAFESEINVLTRARHRNIIKLYGFCSHTRHSYLVYEFMEEGSLLKILSDNVKAVELEWTKRINVVKDLADAISYMHHECCPAIIHRDISTKNVLLDYDYEAHISDFGAATTLDLEPSNWTPFAGTFGFSGPKLAYTMEINEKIESDHGKASRRSHIIFVTITVTGFRCST; translated from the exons ATGCTGTCAACGGGTCAAGCTTTTGCTGTGAAAAAATTGCATGAGAATGAGGGAGTGGTTAGTGAGGAAGCTTTTGAAAGTGAGATTAATGTGTTGACAAGAGCTCGCCACCGAAATATCATTAAGCTTTACGGATTTTGTTCACATACAAGACACTCATATTTGGTGTATGAGTTCATGGAAGAGGGGAGCTTGTTGAAGATATTGAGCGATAATGTTAAGGCAGTGGAGTTGGAGTGGACCAAGAGAATAAACGTGGTGAAAGATTTAGCCGATGCTATATCATACATGCACCATGAATGTTGTCCAGCTATAATTCATAGGGACATATCAACTAAGAATGTTCTATTGGACTATGATTACGAAGCTCACATTTCTGACTTTGGTGCTGCTACAACGTTGGATCTAGAGCCATCGAATTGGACTCCATTTGCAGGAACCTTTGGCTTCTCTGGCCCGA AGCTCGCTTATACAATGGAAATAAATGAGAAGATTGAAAGTGATCATGGGAAAGCATCCAGGAGATCTCATATCATCTTTGTTACCATCACCGTTACTGGATTTCGATGTTCTACTTAA